The Streptococcus oralis DNA window AAGAAAAAGTTAATCAGATAGGCCAGCGTCAAGCTAAATAGATAAAGGGTAGTTAGCCCCAGCACTTCTACAATCCCTTGCCCAGAAAGGATTTTCATCAAGACAATCACACTCAAAAAAGGAAGTCCAACGCTGATAAAAATCAACCACTTAGATCCAAGCTCTGTAAAGAGGTACGAAGCCGCAAAATGCACTGGTCGCAGCAAGCGCATGATAATGGAACCATCCTTGACCTCCTCCCCAATCATAAAAGAGCTATCTGACCTGGTCAAAAGATTAGTCACAAAACTCATGATGATGTAGAGGGTGATATCTGCCATACTAAAGCCCTGAATCAAAGACTCCTGCGAGGAATCAAAGACAGCCTTCCAGAGATAAAAAGCCACAAAAGCTCCCATAACATCCCCAATCCGATAGAGAATAAAGTTGACTCGATAGCTAATCAACTCCTGAATCCCTGCATTGATAAAGGGTTTATAACGTCTCCACAATTTGACCATCTTAGAGCTCCTTTCGGTAGAAGCGACGGATAATATCCTCAATATCCGTATCCACCATTTTCAAATCGCGAATCTCAAAATCAGACAGAGTTTGCTTGATAATATCAGCTGACTGGTAGCGGGAACTATCAAATTCAATATTGAGGCTATTTCCTTGTCTATCAATGGTCATATCAGGTAGGCCTTCATAGTGAGAGACGAGATGACTTTGACCTGGCACCAGTTCAAAGGAAAGAGTCTTCATCTTGCCAAAGGTTTCCTTGAGCTGGTTCACCGTTCCATCAAAAATCTCTTGCCCCTTGTCAATCATGAAAATCCGATCACAGAGTTGCTCAATATCACTCAGGTCGTGAGTGGTCAAGAGAATGGTTGTTTCTTCCTCCTGATTGATCTGGGTAATGGCCCGACGAATATTATCCTTGACCGAAACGTCCAAACCAATGGTCGGCTCATCTAAAAAGAGAACCTTAGGATTGTGGAGCAATGAA harbors:
- a CDS encoding ABC transporter permease — its product is MVKLWRRYKPFINAGIQELISYRVNFILYRIGDVMGAFVAFYLWKAVFDSSQESLIQGFSMADITLYIIMSFVTNLLTRSDSSFMIGEEVKDGSIIMRLLRPVHFAASYLFTELGSKWLIFISVGLPFLSVIVLMKILSGQGIVEVLGLTTLYLFSLTLAYLINFFFNICFGFSAFVFKNLWGSNLLKTSIVAFMSGSLIPLAFFPKLVSDVLSFLPFSSLIYTPVMIIVGKYDANQILQAILLQVFWLLVMVGLSQLIWKRVQSFITIQGG